GGAGAAAGAAACTTGGTTTGGATTGGATAGAAAGTTGGCCCGGAATACGTTCCACACCAACGATTTATAATGGTTTCGGGTATGTTCTAAATGGACTGGGTGATCTTTACTGTTTTAATGCTGATAATGGCGACATTATTTGGCAAAAGAATATTCTAAAAGTATACAATGGGCGAAACTTGGATTGGGGAATGTCTGAAAATCTTATGATTGAAGGGAATTACCTTTTTTGTACGCCAGGTGGAATTGATAATAATGTTGTAGCATTAAACCGTAACACTGGTGAAACTATTTGGACCAGTAAGGGAAATAGTGATACTGCTGCCTATTGTACTCCAATTCTTATTGATGTTAGAGGGAAGAAATATTTTGTAAATCAGACCCGCAATTCGATTATCTCATTGAATGCTGAGAATGGTGAGATAGCATGGAAATACCCACTCAGTAATGCTATACATCCTAGTACTCCCTACTATCGCGATGGGTATCTTTTCGCCACTGATGGCATTGCAAATGGCAGTATGCAACTAAAAATTTCTGAGGACGGAAGGAGCGTTAGTGAAGTATGGCGGAATTCTGATTTTAATGCTCAATATGGTCATACTGTTGTTCTTGGAAATCGCATATATGGTGTATGTAGTTTTAAGAAAACTTTTAGTTGTATTGACTGGAATACTGGAAAGGAGATATACTCTGATTCAATTAAAGTAGCTCCAATTACAACTATTTCTGATGGAAGAATGCTATACTGCTATTTTGCTTCAATAGGAGAG
This window of the Bacteroidales bacterium genome carries:
- a CDS encoding PQQ-like beta-propeller repeat protein translates to MRLLVATIITITFFIQCTSKQEIAQWRGSNRDGIYLESNLLTQWSDSGPRLLWQYDSLGQGYASAAVISNRVYTIGTVDSISYIFTFDTDGNLLWRKKLGLDWIESWPGIRSTPTIYNGFGYVLNGLGDLYCFNADNGDIIWQKNILKVYNGRNLDWGMSENLMIEGNYLFCTPGGIDNNVVALNRNTGETIWTSKGNSDTAAYCTPILIDVRGKKYFVNQTRNSIISLNAENGEIAWKYPLSNAIHPSTPYYRDGYLFATDGIANGSMQLKISEDGRSVSEVWRNSDFNAQYGHTVVLGNRIYGVCSFKKTFSCIDWNTGKEIYSDSIKVAPITTISDGRMLYCYFASIGEVKLIKPTENGFENRGHFTIKGSKKGHFAHPVIKDGRLYVRHENSLFVYDIAKK